Proteins from a single region of Dysosmobacter acutus:
- a CDS encoding helix-turn-helix domain-containing protein, whose translation MLNENIKAIRKSKGLSQEELAIKLNVVRQTISKWEQGLSVPDSDILLSISEVLETPVNTLLGETVVESKVDDLKAISEKLEVINLQLAQRKTARRNMLHWLFISVSVVMVTIFAVLIVLNSPYLGWDYSEPETTVFGAAFHAFEWLFVRLAPIILIGAIVGFSLTRKKV comes from the coding sequence ATGTTAAACGAAAACATTAAAGCAATTAGGAAATCAAAAGGGCTTTCGCAAGAAGAGCTTGCTATCAAGCTGAATGTTGTACGACAAACAATCTCAAAATGGGAGCAAGGATTGTCAGTTCCTGATTCTGATATACTGCTCTCCATATCGGAAGTGCTTGAAACACCAGTAAACACTTTGCTTGGAGAAACTGTTGTTGAGTCGAAAGTTGATGATCTAAAAGCGATTTCCGAAAAACTGGAGGTTATAAACTTGCAGCTTGCACAAAGGAAAACCGCGAGAAGGAATATGCTTCATTGGCTGTTCATCTCAGTGAGTGTGGTAATGGTAACAATTTTTGCTGTCTTAATAGTATTAAATAGTCCTTACTTAGGTTGGGATTATAGTGAACCTGAAACTACTGTTTTCGGAGCAGCTTTTCACGCATTTGAATGGCTGTTTGTCAGGTTAGCGCCGATTATCCTTATTGGGGCAATCGTTGGATTTTCCTTGACACGGAAGAAAGTATAA
- the polA gene encoding DNA polymerase I — protein sequence MKLMVLDGNSIINRAYYGIRPLSTRDGLYTHAVYGFLTTLQRLTEEERPDALCVTFDMHAPTFRHKAAESYKATRKGMPEELAMQMPVLKEVLDDMNVPRYEMEGYEADDLLGTISRRCERQGWDCVVVTGDKDSLQLITEHTKVKLVSTRMGQTTTKDMTPESFREQYGFEPVHMIDLKALMGDTSDNIPGVRGIGEKTAMGLVQVYGSIDELYAHLPEIFTAPETPAKPGVVKKLTEGKADAEQSRFLATIVTDAPLEFAPEENLCRPPKPKLYDLFLRLEFSKLIEKWGLRPEETGAGEKRQGDVAFETVTDFSKADELLELWRREEYVAVLTLPDLSAVAVCRGEGEPVSEFFFSSFEGDWNAFLRGLFSAEVKKVSHNVKDLMRLLLENGLGTEGFLFDTALAAYLLDATAGSYDLGRLCMTYYNEELPKALHLEPDAFSLLGDTQQAKASFSRYAAAVAALYGTLRPQLEKEGLWELFETAELPLCPVLAEMEQTGFRVDGGELKRFGQTMDQRIRELEAAIYQMAGMEFNINSPKQLGEVLFERLGLPPAKKTKTGYSTNADVLEKLRFQHPIVEAVLDYRQYAKLKSTYADGLLKVIGPDGRIHTNFQMTVTATGRLSSTEPNLQNIPTRTDLGSEIRRMFIPGEGNVLVDADYSQIELRLLAHIAGDKAMQDAFLHHADIHTATAAQVFGVAPEEVSHEMRRRAKAVNFGIVYGISPFSLAQDIGVAQWEAKEYMEQYFATYSGVKRYMEEIVERAREKGVVETLYHRRRALPELKSSNYNMRSFGERVALNMPIQGTAADIMKLAMVAVWRRLKREKLRSRLVLQVHDELIVECPVQESETVERLVKEEMEAVAHLAVPLTAEAHTGKNWLDAKE from the coding sequence ATGAAACTCATGGTTTTAGACGGAAACAGCATCATCAACCGGGCCTATTACGGCATCCGGCCCCTATCCACCAGGGACGGGCTCTACACCCACGCGGTGTACGGCTTTCTGACCACGCTCCAGCGCCTGACGGAGGAGGAGCGCCCCGACGCGCTGTGCGTCACCTTTGACATGCATGCGCCCACCTTCCGCCACAAGGCGGCGGAGAGCTACAAGGCCACCCGCAAGGGGATGCCGGAGGAGCTGGCCATGCAGATGCCGGTGCTCAAAGAGGTGCTGGATGACATGAACGTCCCCCGATATGAGATGGAGGGATATGAGGCCGACGATCTTTTGGGCACCATCTCCCGCAGGTGCGAACGCCAGGGCTGGGACTGCGTGGTGGTCACCGGGGACAAGGACTCGCTCCAGCTGATTACGGAGCACACCAAGGTGAAGCTGGTCTCCACCCGGATGGGCCAGACCACCACAAAGGATATGACTCCGGAGTCGTTTCGGGAGCAGTATGGATTCGAGCCTGTCCACATGATCGATCTGAAGGCGCTGATGGGCGACACGTCCGACAACATCCCCGGCGTCCGGGGCATCGGTGAGAAGACCGCCATGGGCCTTGTGCAGGTGTATGGCTCCATCGACGAGCTCTACGCTCACCTGCCGGAGATCTTCACGGCTCCGGAGACGCCGGCCAAGCCGGGCGTGGTGAAAAAGCTGACCGAGGGGAAAGCGGACGCGGAGCAGTCCCGGTTTTTAGCCACCATTGTAACCGACGCGCCGCTGGAGTTTGCCCCGGAGGAGAATCTCTGCCGCCCGCCCAAGCCCAAGCTGTACGACCTTTTTCTGCGCCTGGAGTTTTCCAAGCTGATCGAGAAGTGGGGTCTGCGGCCGGAAGAGACCGGCGCCGGGGAGAAGCGGCAGGGCGACGTGGCCTTTGAGACCGTCACAGACTTCTCCAAAGCCGATGAGCTGTTGGAGCTGTGGCGCCGGGAGGAGTACGTGGCGGTGCTGACGCTGCCGGACCTCTCCGCCGTGGCGGTGTGCCGCGGAGAAGGAGAGCCGGTCAGTGAATTCTTTTTCAGCAGCTTTGAAGGTGATTGGAACGCCTTTCTCCGGGGGCTCTTCTCCGCAGAGGTGAAGAAGGTCTCCCACAACGTGAAGGATCTGATGCGCCTTCTGCTTGAAAACGGATTGGGCACGGAGGGCTTCCTCTTTGACACGGCGCTGGCCGCCTATCTTCTGGACGCCACCGCCGGCAGCTATGACCTGGGCCGGCTCTGCATGACCTATTATAATGAGGAGCTCCCCAAGGCGCTGCATCTGGAGCCGGACGCATTCTCCCTCCTTGGAGACACGCAGCAGGCAAAGGCCTCCTTTTCCCGGTATGCCGCCGCCGTCGCCGCGCTGTACGGCACGCTGCGGCCCCAGCTGGAGAAGGAGGGGCTTTGGGAGCTCTTTGAGACGGCGGAACTGCCCCTTTGTCCGGTGCTGGCGGAGATGGAGCAAACCGGCTTCCGGGTGGACGGCGGCGAGCTCAAGCGCTTTGGCCAGACCATGGACCAGCGGATCCGGGAGCTGGAGGCGGCCATCTATCAGATGGCGGGCATGGAGTTCAACATCAATTCCCCCAAGCAGTTGGGGGAGGTGCTTTTTGAGCGGCTGGGGCTTCCTCCGGCGAAAAAGACCAAGACCGGCTACTCCACCAACGCGGACGTACTGGAGAAGCTGCGTTTCCAGCACCCCATTGTGGAGGCGGTGCTGGACTACCGCCAGTACGCCAAGCTGAAGTCCACCTATGCCGACGGCCTCTTGAAGGTCATCGGGCCGGACGGCAGGATCCACACCAATTTCCAGATGACCGTCACCGCCACCGGACGGCTCTCCTCCACGGAGCCGAATCTTCAGAATATCCCGACCCGCACGGATTTGGGCAGCGAAATCCGTCGGATGTTCATTCCCGGCGAAGGGAATGTCCTGGTGGACGCGGACTACTCCCAGATCGAGCTGCGGCTGCTGGCCCACATTGCCGGCGACAAGGCCATGCAGGACGCCTTCCTCCACCATGCCGACATCCACACCGCCACGGCGGCCCAGGTGTTTGGGGTGGCGCCGGAGGAGGTGAGCCATGAGATGCGCCGCCGGGCAAAAGCGGTAAACTTCGGCATCGTCTATGGCATCTCGCCCTTTTCCCTGGCTCAGGACATCGGCGTGGCCCAGTGGGAGGCGAAGGAGTATATGGAACAGTACTTTGCCACCTACTCCGGAGTGAAGCGGTATATGGAGGAGATTGTGGAGAGGGCCCGGGAAAAAGGGGTGGTGGAGACGCTCTACCACCGCCGGCGCGCTCTGCCGGAGCTCAAGTCCTCCAATTACAACATGCGCTCTTTTGGAGAGCGTGTGGCGCTGAATATGCCCATCCAGGGAACTGCAGCGGATATCATGAAGCTGGCCATGGTGGCCGTCTGGCGCCGCCTGAAGCGGGAGAAACTCCGCTCCAGACTGGTGCTCCAGGTACACGACGAGCTGATTGTGGAGTGTCCTGTCCAGGAATCGGAGACGGTGGAGCGGCTGGTGAAAGAGGAGATGGAGGCGGTTGCCCACCTGGCCGTGCCGCTGACCGCCGAGGCCCACACGGGGAAGAACTGGCTGGATGCAAAAGAGTAA
- the rimI gene encoding ribosomal protein S18-alanine N-acetyltransferase, translating into MKIVPMTADHLDAVADLERICFSTPWSRNMLAEELENACAAFLVALDGDENVIGYAGLQVVVDEGYITNVAVHPDHRQQGVASRLVQVFVDFAQANGLAFLTLEVRPSNTAAIVLYGHHGFRSAGRRKNYYEHPREDALIMTREFHHESENLDKQGRTAGTIRS; encoded by the coding sequence ATGAAGATTGTACCCATGACGGCAGACCATCTGGACGCGGTGGCGGATTTAGAGCGCATCTGCTTCTCCACTCCCTGGTCCCGGAACATGCTGGCGGAGGAGCTTGAAAACGCATGCGCCGCCTTTCTGGTGGCGTTGGACGGCGATGAGAACGTCATCGGCTATGCCGGGCTTCAGGTGGTGGTGGACGAGGGCTATATCACCAACGTCGCCGTACATCCCGATCACCGCCAGCAGGGGGTTGCCTCCCGGCTGGTCCAGGTGTTTGTGGACTTTGCCCAGGCCAATGGGCTTGCCTTTTTGACGCTGGAGGTGCGACCGTCCAACACGGCGGCCATTGTCCTCTACGGGCACCATGGCTTTCGGAGCGCCGGAAGGCGGAAAAATTACTATGAGCATCCAAGAGAGGATGCGCTCATTATGACACGGGAGTTTCATCATGAATCTGAGAATCTTGACAAGCAGGGAAGAACTGCGGGAACTATACGAAGCTGA
- a CDS encoding GNAT family N-acetyltransferase, with product MNLRILTSREELRELYEADLKRAFPPEELRPFSAMERLMDKGIYTVYVLEEDGQRLGELLLLRGFDGCGLIDYLAVCEEHRNRGAGAELLRRCLELYDGQVLLGESEAPTGDPARDGLIHRRLGFYERNNARCAGYDCGEFGVRYKTLYWAEENLPDSVLIRYHQALYRSQFTPETYERYIQIPLAEGEALKPCAPWAEK from the coding sequence ATGAATCTGAGAATCTTGACAAGCAGGGAAGAACTGCGGGAACTATACGAAGCTGATCTGAAGCGGGCGTTCCCGCCGGAGGAGCTCAGGCCTTTTTCCGCCATGGAACGGCTGATGGACAAGGGTATTTATACGGTGTATGTCCTGGAGGAGGACGGCCAGCGGCTGGGCGAGCTGCTGTTGCTGCGCGGCTTTGACGGCTGCGGCCTCATCGACTATCTGGCGGTGTGCGAGGAGCACAGAAACCGGGGAGCCGGCGCGGAGCTGCTGCGCCGCTGCCTGGAGCTCTATGACGGCCAGGTGCTGTTAGGGGAGTCAGAGGCCCCCACGGGGGATCCGGCCAGGGACGGGCTGATCCACCGGCGGTTGGGATTTTACGAGCGGAACAACGCACGCTGCGCGGGCTATGACTGCGGCGAATTCGGCGTGCGCTACAAGACTCTCTACTGGGCTGAGGAGAACCTGCCGGATTCGGTGCTGATCCGCTACCACCAGGCGCTCTACCGCAGTCAATTCACACCGGAAACTTATGAGCGGTATATTCAGATCCCGCTGGCTGAGGGCGAAGCCCTCAAACCCTGCGCCCCCTGGGCGGAGAAATGA
- the tsaD gene encoding tRNA (adenosine(37)-N6)-threonylcarbamoyltransferase complex transferase subunit TsaD translates to MKILAVESSCDETAVAVVENGRKVLSDAILSQADMHAVYGGVVPEIASRKHVEAIAGLAEQALKEAGITRTEVDAVAVTYAPGLIGAVLVGLSFAKSVAYALGVPLIPVHHVRGHIAANYLAFPELEPPFLALCISGGNTLLVDVRDYTDLKIMGATRDDAAGECFDKAARVLDLPYPGGKPMDDLAQQSSGGVYALPRTKVGGCDLDMSFSGLKTAVVNLAHNAAQKGETIDRAALAADFTAAVSGELVPRTIEAARRSGRNVIVAAGGVAANSRIRGDLERVCEQEGYKLYLPPMRWCGDNGAMIGSQGYYEYLAGHVADMALNAYATRDISQ, encoded by the coding sequence ATGAAGATACTGGCAGTTGAGAGCTCCTGCGACGAAACCGCGGTAGCGGTGGTGGAGAACGGGCGCAAAGTCCTGTCCGACGCCATTTTGTCCCAGGCGGATATGCATGCCGTCTACGGCGGCGTGGTGCCGGAGATTGCCTCCCGCAAGCACGTGGAGGCCATTGCCGGCCTGGCGGAGCAGGCCCTGAAGGAGGCGGGCATCACCCGGACTGAGGTGGACGCGGTGGCGGTGACCTATGCGCCCGGACTCATCGGTGCGGTGCTGGTGGGCTTAAGCTTTGCCAAGTCCGTGGCCTACGCACTGGGCGTTCCTCTGATCCCCGTCCACCACGTCCGGGGACACATCGCTGCAAACTATCTGGCTTTTCCGGAGCTGGAGCCCCCGTTTCTGGCCCTGTGCATCTCCGGAGGCAATACGCTGCTGGTGGATGTCAGGGATTACACGGACCTCAAGATTATGGGGGCCACCCGGGACGATGCCGCCGGGGAGTGCTTTGACAAAGCCGCCCGCGTGCTGGACCTGCCCTATCCCGGTGGAAAGCCCATGGACGACCTGGCTCAGCAGTCCTCCGGCGGCGTATACGCGCTGCCCAGGACCAAAGTCGGCGGCTGCGACCTGGATATGAGTTTTTCCGGTCTGAAAACCGCGGTTGTCAACCTGGCCCACAACGCGGCCCAGAAGGGGGAAACGATAGACCGGGCCGCGCTGGCGGCGGACTTTACCGCCGCCGTCAGCGGTGAGTTGGTGCCCCGCACCATAGAGGCCGCCAGACGCTCGGGCCGAAACGTTATTGTGGCGGCCGGCGGCGTGGCCGCCAATTCCCGTATCCGCGGCGATCTGGAGCGCGTCTGTGAGCAGGAGGGGTACAAGCTCTACCTGCCGCCCATGCGCTGGTGCGGCGACAATGGAGCGATGATCGGCTCCCAGGGCTACTATGAGTACCTGGCGGGACATGTGGCGGACATGGCGCTCAATGCCTATGCGACCCGCGACATATCGCAATAA
- a CDS encoding translation initiation factor 2, with protein MATTKNLCAQIPIDLHERVSEERERLGQTTSEYIANLIQDYYNMMKNQKGGIQMTEKGRTMAFQIPEELFQRIKRHLERETLRTGKKLTQRDFVLNLITQALDEADTENATEQNTPTEAPVAPRVADVTAPANTDTPNEDNAV; from the coding sequence ATGGCAACCACCAAAAATTTGTGCGCTCAGATCCCCATTGATCTGCATGAGCGGGTCAGCGAAGAACGGGAACGGCTGGGCCAGACCACCAGCGAGTACATCGCCAACCTCATCCAAGACTATTACAACATGATGAAAAATCAGAAAGGCGGCATTCAAATGACTGAAAAAGGCAGAACCATGGCATTCCAGATCCCCGAAGAACTCTTCCAGCGCATCAAGCGTCATCTGGAGCGCGAGACGCTCCGAACCGGCAAAAAGCTCACCCAGCGAGACTTCGTGCTGAACCTGATCACGCAGGCGCTGGACGAAGCGGACACTGAGAACGCCACGGAGCAGAACACCCCCACTGAGGCCCCTGTCGCGCCCCGTGTGGCCGACGTGACCGCTCCAGCGAACACGGACACCCCCAACGAAGATAACGCCGTGTAA
- a CDS encoding DUF3991 domain-containing protein, with protein sequence MASEIKRRFTDTEMQIAKETDLPELLTHLGYQVRRIGRYHTTAEMDSLRIKDRRKWFRYSQNTGGDAITFLQQFCGKSFSEAVEYLLAFHGRARDSPAKAASSVKRDEVQKPFTLPPRNTDDRRVFAYLHKRGIAPQVIRQFLNSGLVYEDAEHHNCVFVGKNSAGQAKYAALRGTYDRDGKGFRGDVAGSDKRVGFALPYDRSSDQVFVFEAPIDLMSYLTLHRNTPNALALCGLYDGALQAYLADHPQIKRIELCLDADGPGREAARQLQDKYAALGYAVTVEEPRSGKDWNEYLQKRKTPERGR encoded by the coding sequence ATGGCAAGCGAGATCAAAAGACGCTTTACAGACACAGAAATGCAGATCGCCAAGGAAACGGATCTGCCGGAGCTGCTGACCCATTTGGGCTATCAGGTGCGGCGGATCGGCAGATACCATACCACAGCGGAAATGGACAGCCTGCGGATCAAGGACCGCCGCAAGTGGTTTCGGTACTCGCAGAATACCGGCGGGGACGCCATTACCTTCCTGCAGCAATTCTGCGGCAAGAGCTTTTCGGAGGCTGTGGAGTACCTACTGGCCTTTCACGGCAGGGCAAGAGACTCCCCCGCCAAAGCGGCGTCTTCCGTCAAGCGGGACGAGGTGCAAAAGCCCTTTACCCTGCCGCCCCGGAATACGGATGACCGCAGGGTGTTTGCCTACCTGCACAAGCGCGGCATCGCCCCACAGGTGATCCGCCAGTTTTTGAACAGCGGCCTGGTGTATGAGGACGCCGAGCATCACAACTGCGTGTTCGTCGGAAAGAACAGCGCGGGGCAGGCAAAATACGCGGCTCTGCGTGGAACCTATGACCGGGATGGCAAGGGCTTCCGCGGAGATGTGGCAGGCAGCGATAAACGCGTTGGCTTCGCACTCCCGTATGACCGCAGCTCAGATCAGGTTTTCGTATTCGAGGCGCCCATCGACCTGATGAGCTATCTCACACTCCACCGGAACACACCGAACGCGCTGGCCCTCTGCGGCCTTTATGACGGCGCGCTGCAAGCCTATCTGGCAGATCATCCGCAGATCAAACGGATCGAATTGTGCCTGGACGCAGATGGGCCGGGACGGGAGGCGGCTCGGCAATTACAGGACAAATACGCAGCCTTGGGCTACGCCGTGACCGTGGAGGAACCCCGCAGCGGCAAGGACTGGAATGAGTATCTGCAAAAAAGAAAAACACCTGAGAGGGGGCGGTAA
- a CDS encoding S-layer homology domain-containing protein has product MNKKYFFSHRVLAMLLTLALCLGMIPTASAAQQNSYHDPVEHWQQASNRTNELDVNAIVTHETFYCATCRENTDFTVWRVPEYTRSGETALNRNVKYSNGMCIDEVTVGSLDAGVPGENAYYTGYHWTKSVCSRCGDWNSNETNGAPYAWDKNIYVLHDCAAKFYLGLPETVTHEYVDSKYHRTVTKGGTYCCFCYGTNYEKSSVLERHDMETETLPQPAHGRFAAVEKCRLCDYTCYDYTAAKAVVASYYGVVDGQPHTISVTDLSESGVRTAIRYGNTADSCTMTTAPNYTDEGQYTVYYEITYTCDGVDMTENGVAYVWLRDDTIDENGNCGCGCSNPNCGCQNKHCNGNCCTDKGCGENHKYILLDSTKAGCTTLGYDRYLCTECGKIEKRDYVDSLGHAWQSTVIRDATCETDGKLLELCARCGQMKQTATPKGEHTYETYTVAATCTNPGYTVRECSVCGDRHIEDITAALPHNYESHVISATCENGGKTIHRCDGCGSSFVTDYTSPLGHSWDEGTLVTNATCTGEGVMEYRCTRCGYHRLDADPADGHIPGAPATCTEPQLCTRCGAVLKNALGHDYKSEVTAPTCTEMGYTTNTCTRCGDTTKTDYTEPAGHKPGDWIIDKEPTTDSEGSKHKECTVCGEKLEAQPIEKIYNSATTDSKGEAIVGGYLVTVTDTDTKNPVANAAVALHKDNSISIRLPNSRLLDYDDQTTVTVQLVKDKSAVPDMSIAVTDKNDNYAADKTNKAGQITVPTGSGKTNEDGKVTTGYEDADGDRWTLTVKVIRTDTKRPISGSAVSIGKTGNITVNLPDGTDLDAKHQVTVIVADHKKAPQQGKNVTVKGDLGQSAAGKTDKNGELTVPEVEQTERHGVYIVGYTDGTFGPSHSMTRAEAAAIFARLLAEKNGDTISTAANTKFADIPAHAWYSGYVKYLSNNGITYGKSKTIFAPNDAITRAEFTTMAVRFFDVYGDGDAKIMEQFSGFNDVSSGYWAAEYIKYAALHGWINGYGDGSFHADREINRAEVVTIVNRLLGREADEDYIADNLRKLNTFPDVSRKHWAYYAVMEAANAHTAVLGENESWSK; this is encoded by the coding sequence TTGAATAAAAAATATTTCTTTTCTCACCGTGTACTGGCCATGCTTCTGACACTGGCCCTGTGCCTTGGCATGATCCCCACGGCATCAGCCGCCCAGCAGAACAGCTACCATGATCCCGTCGAGCATTGGCAGCAGGCCAGCAACCGGACGAATGAACTGGATGTCAACGCCATCGTCACCCATGAGACCTTCTACTGCGCCACCTGCCGGGAAAACACGGATTTCACCGTCTGGCGTGTTCCGGAGTATACTCGCTCCGGTGAGACGGCCCTGAACCGCAACGTCAAGTATTCCAACGGGATGTGTATTGACGAAGTAACGGTAGGTAGTCTGGATGCCGGTGTCCCCGGCGAGAACGCCTATTACACCGGCTACCACTGGACCAAATCCGTATGCAGCCGCTGTGGAGACTGGAACAGTAACGAGACCAACGGCGCCCCCTACGCATGGGACAAGAACATCTACGTTCTGCATGACTGCGCCGCCAAATTTTATCTGGGTCTGCCGGAGACCGTTACCCATGAATATGTAGACAGCAAGTACCACCGCACTGTCACCAAGGGCGGCACCTACTGCTGCTTCTGTTACGGTACGAATTACGAGAAATCCTCTGTGCTGGAACGGCATGATATGGAAACAGAGACTCTGCCCCAGCCCGCTCATGGCCGTTTCGCTGCCGTGGAGAAGTGCCGCCTGTGCGACTATACCTGCTATGACTACACGGCGGCCAAGGCCGTTGTTGCCAGCTACTACGGCGTGGTAGACGGACAGCCCCATACCATCAGCGTCACGGATCTGTCCGAGTCCGGTGTCCGTACCGCCATCCGCTACGGCAATACCGCAGATAGTTGCACCATGACCACCGCACCCAACTATACGGACGAGGGTCAGTACACTGTCTATTACGAGATCACCTACACCTGTGACGGTGTGGATATGACGGAAAACGGTGTGGCCTATGTCTGGCTGCGGGATGATACCATAGATGAAAACGGCAACTGCGGCTGTGGCTGCTCTAACCCCAACTGTGGCTGTCAGAACAAGCATTGCAACGGAAATTGCTGCACCGACAAGGGCTGCGGTGAAAACCACAAGTATATTCTGCTGGACAGCACCAAAGCCGGCTGCACCACCCTGGGCTATGACCGCTATCTCTGCACGGAGTGCGGTAAGATCGAAAAGCGTGACTATGTGGACTCTCTGGGTCACGCATGGCAGAGCACCGTCATCCGTGACGCCACCTGCGAAACGGACGGCAAACTGCTGGAACTTTGCGCCCGCTGTGGACAGATGAAGCAGACTGCCACCCCCAAGGGCGAGCATACCTATGAGACCTACACCGTGGCCGCCACCTGCACCAATCCCGGCTACACCGTCCGCGAGTGCTCCGTCTGCGGGGATCGTCACATTGAGGACATCACGGCGGCGCTGCCTCACAATTACGAATCCCATGTGATTTCCGCCACCTGCGAAAACGGCGGCAAGACCATCCACCGCTGTGACGGCTGCGGCAGCAGCTTTGTCACGGATTACACTTCTCCGCTGGGGCATAGCTGGGACGAGGGTACGCTTGTCACCAACGCCACCTGCACCGGCGAGGGCGTGATGGAATACCGCTGCACCCGCTGCGGCTATCACCGTCTGGATGCCGACCCCGCGGATGGCCACATCCCCGGCGCTCCTGCTACCTGCACGGAACCCCAGCTCTGCACCCGCTGCGGCGCAGTGCTGAAAAACGCGCTGGGACACGATTACAAGTCCGAAGTGACCGCCCCTACTTGCACCGAGATGGGTTACACCACCAACACCTGCACCCGCTGTGGCGACACTACCAAGACCGACTATACCGAGCCTGCCGGTCATAAACCCGGCGACTGGATCATCGACAAGGAGCCGACTACCGATTCCGAGGGCAGCAAGCACAAGGAGTGTACCGTGTGCGGTGAAAAGCTGGAGGCGCAGCCCATTGAGAAAATCTACAACAGCGCCACCACGGACAGTAAGGGTGAGGCCATTGTGGGCGGATACCTTGTGACCGTCACCGATACCGACACCAAAAATCCCGTGGCAAACGCCGCCGTTGCGCTCCACAAGGATAACAGCATCTCCATCCGCCTGCCCAATAGCCGCCTGCTGGACTACGATGACCAGACCACCGTGACCGTGCAGCTTGTCAAGGACAAGTCCGCTGTGCCGGACATGAGCATCGCTGTCACGGACAAGAACGACAACTATGCCGCAGACAAAACGAACAAGGCAGGTCAGATCACCGTCCCCACCGGCAGCGGTAAGACCAACGAGGACGGCAAGGTCACTACTGGCTATGAGGATGCGGACGGCGACCGCTGGACGCTGACCGTCAAGGTCATCCGCACGGACACGAAGCGCCCCATCTCCGGCAGTGCAGTGTCCATCGGCAAGACCGGCAATATCACGGTGAATCTGCCGGACGGCACAGATCTGGACGCCAAGCATCAGGTGACGGTCATCGTGGCCGACCACAAGAAGGCTCCCCAGCAGGGCAAAAATGTTACGGTCAAGGGTGATCTCGGCCAGTCTGCCGCAGGCAAGACCGACAAAAACGGTGAGCTGACCGTCCCCGAAGTGGAGCAGACCGAGCGCCACGGCGTTTACATCGTCGGCTACACGGACGGCACCTTCGGCCCCAGCCACAGCATGACCCGCGCGGAAGCCGCCGCTATCTTCGCCCGCCTGCTTGCCGAGAAGAACGGCGATACCATTTCCACGGCGGCAAATACCAAATTTGCGGATATTCCCGCCCATGCATGGTATAGCGGCTATGTGAAGTATCTGAGCAACAACGGAATTACCTACGGTAAGAGCAAGACCATCTTTGCCCCCAACGATGCCATTACCCGTGCTGAGTTTACCACGATGGCTGTCCGTTTCTTTGATGTGTACGGTGATGGCGACGCTAAGATCATGGAGCAGTTCAGCGGCTTCAACGATGTTTCTTCCGGCTATTGGGCGGCAGAATACATCAAGTACGCCGCGCTCCACGGCTGGATCAACGGCTACGGGGACGGCTCGTTCCACGCAGACCGCGAGATCAACCGCGCTGAGGTCGTCACCATTGTCAACCGCCTGCTGGGACGCGAAGCGGATGAGGACTACATTGCGGACAACCTCCGCAAGCTCAACACCTTCCCGGATGTGAGCCGCAAGCATTGGGCGTATTACGCCGTCATGGAAGCTGCCAACGCCCACACCGCCGTGCTGGGCGAGAACGAAAGCTGGAGCAAGTAA
- a CDS encoding single-stranded DNA-binding protein: MLKITAIGNLTHEVELKMNEATGKPYAILRIASDRRYKDKDGNKLTDYISIKVRGPLAERCAAFAWKGCKLAATGDFETITFADDPQRQPGFLIKASDVEFLSPRKAEETAQELEDESVREVAA, from the coding sequence ATGCTGAAAATTACTGCCATTGGCAATCTGACCCACGAAGTGGAACTGAAGATGAACGAGGCCACCGGCAAACCCTACGCTATCCTGCGCATCGCCTCGGACCGCCGCTATAAGGATAAGGACGGCAACAAGCTCACCGATTATATCTCCATCAAGGTGCGCGGCCCTCTGGCCGAGCGCTGTGCGGCGTTTGCGTGGAAGGGCTGTAAGCTGGCAGCTACCGGCGATTTCGAGACCATCACCTTCGCGGACGATCCCCAGCGCCAGCCCGGTTTCCTCATCAAAGCCAGCGATGTGGAATTCCTGTCTCCCCGCAAGGCGGAGGAAACGGCGCAGGAATTGGAAGATGAGTCTGTCCGCGAGGTCGCTGCCTGA
- a CDS encoding synapsin-1 (Synapsin I): MPSRTGIPPDAQAEILQKLSAETKITSCEIAEILKKHDVCGDMDALQDAYRKRLGQRLLSGIRDENGKREILSTSGGEYVIVDCCNDPQKLKAIQRRIQAQMNGLDVSAGKVHGRVHFLERFAGWVRKERSDGAA, from the coding sequence ATGCCCAGTCGGACGGGAATCCCGCCTGACGCGCAGGCGGAGATTTTGCAAAAGCTGTCTGCCGAGACGAAGATCACTTCCTGTGAGATCGCGGAGATCTTGAAAAAGCATGATGTCTGCGGAGATATGGATGCGCTCCAGGACGCCTACCGGAAACGGCTGGGACAGCGTCTCCTGTCCGGCATCCGGGACGAGAACGGCAAGCGGGAAATCCTCTCCACCAGCGGCGGCGAGTATGTCATCGTAGACTGCTGCAATGACCCGCAGAAGTTGAAAGCCATCCAGCGCCGCATTCAGGCGCAGATGAATGGGCTGGATGTGTCTGCCGGGAAGGTGCATGGGCGCGTTCACTTTTTAGAGCGTTTTGCGGGCTGGGTAAGAAAGGAGCGGTCAGATGGAGCAGCATGA